Proteins from a genomic interval of Poecile atricapillus isolate bPoeAtr1 chromosome 1, bPoeAtr1.hap1, whole genome shotgun sequence:
- the PTH gene encoding parathyroid hormone gives MTAVRNLARAAIILCAMCFFTSCDGRPMVKRSVSEMQLMHNLGEHRHTVERQDWLQMKLQDVHSALEDARTQRPRSKDDVVLGRRLLPEHLRAAAQKKSMDLDKAYMDVLFKTKP, from the exons ATGACTGCTGTAAGAAACCTGGCCCGGGCTGCAATCATTTTATGTGCCATGTGCTTTTTTACAAGCTGTGATGGAAGACCAATGGT gaaaaggtCTGTGAGCGAGATGCAGCTGATGCATAACCTGGGCGAGCACCGGCACACGGTGGAGAGGCAGGACTGGCTGCAGATGAAACTGCAGGACGTGCACAGTGCCCTGGAGGACGCTCGCACCCAGAGGCCCCGCAGCAAGGACGATGTGGTGCTGGGCAGGAGGCTGCTCCCGGAGCACCTGCGGGCAGCGGCGCAGAAGAAATCCATGGATCTGGACAAGGCTTACATGGATGTCCTGTTCAAAACCAAGCCGTAG